Proteins encoded together in one Onychomys torridus chromosome 1, mOncTor1.1, whole genome shotgun sequence window:
- the C1H19orf48 gene encoding uncharacterized protein C19orf48 homolog, translating to MAERVLVPTQVGRGDRYYTYTELLAISRRFKQNPNELMVTWILRVYDQGGPALSLNSGELGLLGDLTQDAIFNYRCKALRGGGCQTLLSWLLQAWRQRWQSSLHFEATQLPFRPWTTMEEGIQLVRELGMIEWIYLDPEGPVDLAPEDVAFTQGLQRRLLTAAPSELRLSLVSLLVRGMTVLEAVMEIQTIADVGLLWRQSQPGRTKLMLGPNPTRKDLLGWLLSHGVPREQVDRQPTKVLLELYIKEAKRSRGQPSYGLAEEQPPPPPYSDQACGEEPPVRHD from the coding sequence ATGGCGGAGAGAGTGCTGGTGCCCACCCAGGTAGGCCGGGGGGACCGCtactacacatacacagagcTGTTGGCTATCTCACGGCGTTTCAAGCAAAACCCCAATGAGCTCATGGTCACCTGGATCCTGCGGGTGTACGACCAGGGAGGCCCGGCCCTGTCCCTGAATTCCGGGGAGCTGGGGCTGCTGGGTGACCTCACCCAGGATGCCATCTTTAACTACCGCTGCAAGGCCCTGCGGGGGGGTGGCTGCCAGACACTGCTGAGCTGGCTGCTGCAGGCCTGGCGCCAGCGCTGGCAATCCTCCCTGCATTTTGAGGCCACTCAGCTGCCCTTCAGGCCGTGGACCACCATGGAGGAAGGCATCCAACTGGTTCGTGAGCTGGGTATGATTGAGTGGATCTACCTTGACCCAGAGGGGCCTGTGGACCTGGCCCCAGAGGATGTGGCCTTCACTCAGGGCCTGCAGCGGCGCCTGCTCACAGCAGCACCCTCTGAGCTGCGGCTCTCACTGGTCAGCCTGCTGGTGCGTGGCATGACAGTACTAGAGGCTGTGATGGAGATCCAGACCATTGCCGATGTGGGTCTGCTTTGGCGCCAGAGCCAGCCAGGCCGCACCAAGCTCATGCTGGGGCCCAACCCAACTCGAAAGGACCTCCTAGGCTGGCTGCTCAGCCACGGCGTGCCCCGGGAGCAAGTAGACAGGCAGCCCACCAAGGTGCTCCTGGAACTGTACATCAAAGAAGCCAAGCGCAGTCGTGGCCAGCCCAGCTATGGGCTGGCTGAGGagcagccacccccacccccctactCCGACCAGGCCTGTGGGGAGGAGCCCCCTGTGAGGCACGACTAG